From the Alphaproteobacteria bacterium genome, the window TCGCTCGGGGAGACGACGCCGCCGACGATTGGATCGCCGGGCACATCGGCAAGGCCGACATCTGCGTCACCAACGACATCCCGCTGGCGGCGCGCTGCCTGGAGGCCGGCGCCTCGGCCCTGAAGCCAAACGGCGAGGCCTTCACGGAACAGGGTATCGGCCTGGCGCTGGCCGGTCGCGAGCTCATGCAGGGACTGCGCGAGGCCGGCGAGATTACGGGCGGGCCGAGGCCGTTCGCCAAGTCCGACCGCTCGAGGTTCCTCGATCGCCTGGAGACCACCGTACAGGCGGCCAAGCGGCAATAGGTGGCGCAAAAAAGGCTGCCCGGTAGAGCGATACCCGTCACTGCAAGCGGGTGGGATTTCCCGGACAATGCCGGTCTGCCAAACGGAGGTGATCGGATGTTCTGGTCGCGAGAGCTGCGGGGGTGGTCGGAAAAGATCAAGCGCTGTGCCGGTGGATTGTGGACCAGCCGCCGGGGCAGTGTCGCCATCTATGCCGCAATGTTGAGCATGGTCGGGCTGGGGGCCGGCGTCGTGGCTGTCGATTTCGGCCGTCTGGTGGTGCTGCGGGGCCAGATGCAAGACCGCGCCGATGCCGGCGCCCTGG encodes:
- a CDS encoding YaiI/YqxD family protein, with protein sequence MEIYVDADACPVKDEVLRVAKRHRLKTYLVSDGGIRPNPDPLVELVIVARGDDAADDWIAGHIGKADICVTNDIPLAARCLEAGASALKPNGEAFTEQGIGLALAGRELMQGLREAGEITGGPRPFAKSDRSRFLDRLETTVQAAKRQ